A portion of the Arcobacter sp. F2176 genome contains these proteins:
- a CDS encoding adenine phosphoribosyltransferase: MSLTQEQRDLIFNSIRDIKDFPKEGIIFKDITTLLNNKEAYKTLMDHFEERYKSYNLDYIAGIDSRGFIFGAALADRLGIGFVPVRKKGKLPGTTVCEKYELEYGFDEVEIHLDAFPIKDARVLLIDDLIATGGTANAAAKLIKHVNAQLVEVCFLLNLKFLSGDKKVAEHAPVYSVLEI; encoded by the coding sequence ATGAGTTTAACGCAAGAGCAAAGAGATTTAATTTTTAATTCTATAAGAGATATAAAAGATTTTCCAAAAGAGGGAATAATATTTAAAGATATTACAACTTTATTAAATAATAAAGAGGCCTATAAAACTTTGATGGATCATTTTGAAGAGAGATATAAATCTTATAATTTAGACTATATTGCTGGTATTGATTCAAGAGGTTTTATATTTGGGGCTGCACTTGCTGATAGACTTGGTATTGGTTTTGTTCCTGTTCGAAAAAAAGGAAAATTACCAGGAACTACTGTTTGTGAAAAATATGAATTAGAATATGGCTTTGATGAGGTAGAAATCCATCTTGATGCTTTTCCTATAAAAGATGCAAGAGTTTTATTAATAGATGATTTAATCGCAACAGGAGGTACTGCTAATGCTGCTGCAAAACTTATTAAACATGTTAATGCACAATTAGTTGAAGTATGCTTCTTATTAAATCTGAAATTTTTATCTGGGGATAAAAAAGTAGCTGAACATGCCCCTGTTTATTCAGTATTGGAGATATAA
- the gmhA gene encoding D-sedoheptulose 7-phosphate isomerase, producing the protein MKKTIQKEFQSHLETIQKVIETMSGPLEKASKLAVDTLKAGNKILIFGNGGSAADAQHIAAELTGRYKTERRGLPGIALTTDTSALTAIGNDYGYDRVFDRQVESLANEGDLLIGISTSGNSKNVINAFEVGKDLGCKIIGLTGRDGGEMDSYCDVNLIVPSNDTPRIQEMHILFGHTICQLIDDAFEGN; encoded by the coding sequence ATGAAAAAAACAATTCAAAAAGAGTTTCAATCACATTTAGAAACAATTCAAAAAGTAATTGAAACGATGAGTGGGCCTTTAGAAAAAGCTTCAAAATTAGCAGTTGATACACTAAAAGCCGGAAATAAAATATTAATTTTTGGAAATGGTGGAAGTGCAGCTGATGCACAGCATATTGCAGCTGAACTTACAGGTAGATATAAAACTGAAAGAAGAGGGTTACCAGGTATTGCTCTTACAACAGATACAAGCGCACTAACAGCTATTGGAAATGACTATGGTTATGATAGAGTTTTTGATAGACAAGTTGAGAGTTTAGCAAATGAGGGTGATTTACTTATAGGTATTTCAACTTCTGGTAATTCAAAGAATGTAATAAATGCTTTTGAAGTAGGGAAAGATTTAGGTTGTAAAATTATAGGACTAACAGGTCGTGATGGCGGAGAAATGGATTCTTATTGTGATGTTAACTTAATAGTACCATCAAACGATACACCAAGAATACAAGAAATGCATATACTATTTGGACATACAATTTGTCAATTGATTGATGATGCATTCGAAGGGAACTAG
- the trpB gene encoding tryptophan synthase subunit beta, translating into MQEIYIPKKSKFDPDENGHFGEFGGRYVPETLMPILLELETEYKKYRFDKEFWTEVNELLREYVGRENPLYHAKNISEEIGAKVYLKREDLNHTGAHKINNVIAQGLLAKKLGKTKVIAETGAGQHGVASATIAALLGLECTVFMGAKDVERQELNVFRMKLLGAKVVAVQSGSKTLKDAMNDAIRYWVTNARDTFYIIGTVAGPHPYPMMVRDFQAVIGWEARRQAIQKDGRLPDFVLACIGGGSNAIGIFSHFLEDEEVTCIGIEAGGLGTNTDKHGCSLDKGSPGILHGQCSYLLQDEDGQVLEAHSFSAGLDYPGIGPEHSFHKDNKTVQYDSITDEEALDAFVWLSRKEGIIPAFESAHAIAYLKKAKEKFQGKTVIVNLSGRGDKDMVQAKDLLNFE; encoded by the coding sequence ATGCAAGAAATATATATACCTAAAAAAAGTAAATTTGATCCAGATGAAAATGGACATTTTGGTGAGTTTGGAGGGAGATATGTTCCTGAAACATTGATGCCAATTCTACTTGAACTTGAAACTGAGTATAAAAAATACAGATTTGACAAAGAGTTTTGGACAGAAGTAAATGAGCTTCTAAGAGAGTATGTAGGAAGAGAAAATCCTTTATATCATGCAAAAAATATCTCTGAAGAAATTGGTGCAAAAGTTTATCTAAAAAGAGAAGATTTAAACCATACAGGTGCTCATAAGATAAACAATGTAATTGCACAAGGCTTATTGGCTAAAAAACTTGGAAAAACAAAAGTTATTGCAGAAACTGGTGCTGGACAACATGGAGTTGCAAGTGCAACTATTGCTGCGCTTTTAGGTTTAGAGTGTACAGTATTTATGGGTGCAAAAGATGTAGAAAGACAAGAACTTAATGTATTTAGAATGAAACTTCTAGGTGCTAAAGTTGTAGCCGTTCAATCTGGAAGTAAAACTTTAAAAGATGCTATGAATGATGCAATTAGATATTGGGTTACAAATGCAAGAGATACTTTTTATATAATAGGAACTGTTGCTGGTCCCCATCCTTATCCTATGATGGTAAGAGATTTTCAAGCCGTTATTGGTTGGGAAGCAAGACGACAAGCTATACAAAAAGATGGAAGATTACCTGATTTCGTATTAGCTTGTATTGGAGGTGGTTCAAATGCCATTGGTATTTTTTCTCACTTTTTAGAAGATGAAGAAGTGACATGTATAGGAATAGAAGCAGGAGGACTTGGAACAAACACAGATAAGCATGGTTGTTCTTTAGATAAGGGAAGTCCAGGAATTCTACATGGACAGTGTTCTTATTTACTTCAAGATGAAGATGGACAAGTTTTAGAAGCACACTCATTTTCAGCAGGTCTTGATTATCCAGGAATTGGACCAGAACACTCTTTTCATAAAGATAATAAAACTGTGCAATATGATTCTATTACAGATGAAGAAGCACTTGATGCTTTTGTATGGTTAAGTAGAAAAGAGGGAATTATTCCTGCTTTTGAAAGTGCTCATGCAATAGCATACTTAAAAAAAGCAAAAGAGAAATTTCAAGGGAAAACAGTGATTGTGAATTTATCAGGTCGTGGAGACAAAGATATGGTTCAGGCAAAAGATTTATTAAATTTTGAATAG
- a CDS encoding DedA family protein: MRNRLKNNSGKILFLVVVIFFSFIAYELYKAPVSGLEDKFLYLLKAYGYIILFAWSILEGELGLIMAGLMAHDGSMHLYLAIFVAGLGGFVGDQIYFYIGRFNKAYVHKKFSGQRRKFALAHLLLQKYGWPIIFAQRYMYGMRTIIPISIGLTRYSAKMFAFINILSAWCWAAITIIPVWYFGEEILIVIKFAKEHWYFAAPFAVLIGGGIIYYFNQASKRKEKVNENNPK, from the coding sequence TTGAGAAATAGACTAAAAAACAACTCAGGTAAAATACTTTTTTTAGTAGTAGTAATATTCTTTTCTTTTATTGCTTACGAATTATACAAGGCACCCGTTAGCGGATTAGAAGATAAGTTTTTATATTTATTAAAAGCATATGGGTATATTATCCTTTTTGCTTGGTCTATTTTAGAAGGTGAACTAGGATTAATAATGGCTGGACTTATGGCTCATGATGGTTCTATGCACCTTTATTTAGCTATTTTTGTAGCTGGACTTGGTGGTTTTGTTGGTGATCAGATCTATTTTTATATTGGTAGATTTAATAAAGCCTATGTACATAAAAAGTTTTCAGGTCAAAGAAGAAAATTTGCTTTAGCACACCTTTTATTACAAAAGTATGGATGGCCAATAATTTTTGCACAAAGATATATGTACGGAATGAGAACAATTATTCCTATATCTATTGGGCTTACCCGATATAGCGCTAAAATGTTTGCTTTTATAAATATTCTTAGTGCTTGGTGTTGGGCTGCTATTACAATAATTCCTGTGTGGTATTTTGGAGAAGAGATTTTAATTGTGATAAAATTTGCAAAAGAACATTGGTATTTTGCAGCACCATTTGCCGTTTTAATAGGTGGTGGAATAATTTATTATTTTAACCAAGCATCAAAAAGAAAGGAAAAAGTTAATGAAAATAACCCTAAGTAA
- the rfaE1 gene encoding D-glycero-beta-D-manno-heptose-7-phosphate kinase, with protein sequence MERILQNEKKPNILVIGDLMVDHYLWGTCDRISPEAPVQIIDIQNETKVLGGAGNVISNLLSLGADVGVLSVVGDDSVAEEVKYLIDATDAKSFLILQKGRKTSKKSRIMASKSQVVRYDHESKNNISFESTDKVYAKLQQIVNGYDLILLSDYGKGVLTNDLTQRIIKIATLNNKKVIVDPKGKSYAKYAGAYFLTPNKKEAEVATGIKIDSEDSLRDALKELQKIASLEMSVITLSEDGIAVLKDKVVTVKPTVAKEVFDVTGAGDTVLASLGYALAMTEDIFAALEFANLAAGVVVGKLGSATVTLDEIEDYKATLHKSSIDLHIKTVKEIKKVAKRLRKQNKKIIFTNGCFDILHKGHVSYLNNAKALGDVLIVGLNSDDSVKRLKGENRPINNHDDRAYILSALECVDYVVIFDEDTPYELIERVKPDILVKGADYEGKEVIGSDIAKETVLIDFVEGKSTTSTIEKILGK encoded by the coding sequence ATGGAAAGAATTTTACAAAATGAAAAAAAACCAAATATATTGGTTATTGGTGATTTAATGGTTGACCACTACCTATGGGGAACTTGTGATCGAATTTCACCAGAAGCACCTGTTCAAATTATTGATATACAAAATGAGACAAAAGTATTAGGTGGAGCTGGTAATGTTATTAGCAACCTTTTAAGCCTTGGTGCTGATGTTGGTGTTTTATCCGTTGTTGGAGATGATAGTGTTGCAGAAGAGGTAAAATATTTGATTGATGCAACAGATGCCAAAAGTTTTTTAATACTTCAAAAGGGAAGAAAAACTTCTAAAAAATCTAGAATTATGGCGTCAAAATCACAAGTTGTGAGATATGATCATGAGAGTAAAAATAATATCTCATTTGAATCAACTGATAAAGTATATGCAAAATTACAACAAATAGTTAATGGCTATGATTTAATTTTATTATCAGATTATGGAAAAGGTGTTTTAACAAATGATTTAACACAAAGAATTATTAAAATAGCAACATTAAATAATAAAAAAGTAATAGTAGATCCAAAAGGCAAAAGCTACGCAAAATATGCTGGAGCATATTTTCTAACTCCAAATAAAAAAGAAGCAGAAGTAGCAACGGGAATAAAAATAGATTCTGAAGATAGTCTAAGGGATGCACTTAAAGAACTTCAAAAAATAGCTAGTTTAGAAATGTCAGTAATCACTTTAAGTGAAGATGGTATTGCTGTTTTAAAAGACAAAGTTGTAACAGTTAAACCTACTGTTGCAAAAGAAGTATTTGATGTAACAGGTGCTGGTGATACAGTTTTAGCCTCATTAGGCTATGCTTTAGCTATGACTGAAGATATTTTTGCAGCTTTAGAGTTTGCAAACTTAGCAGCAGGAGTAGTTGTTGGAAAACTTGGAAGTGCAACAGTAACTCTTGATGAAATAGAAGATTATAAAGCAACACTACATAAAAGCTCAATAGACCTGCATATTAAAACAGTTAAAGAGATAAAAAAAGTAGCAAAAAGATTAAGAAAACAAAATAAAAAAATAATCTTCACAAATGGTTGTTTTGATATTTTACATAAAGGTCATGTATCATATTTAAATAATGCAAAAGCCTTAGGTGATGTATTAATAGTAGGTTTAAATTCAGATGATAGTGTAAAAAGATTAAAAGGTGAAAATAGACCTATAAATAATCATGATGATAGAGCATATATTTTATCAGCATTAGAGTGTGTTGATTATGTAGTAATTTTTGATGAAGATACACCTTATGAATTAATAGAAAGAGTAAAACCTGATATTTTAGTAAAAGGTGCTGATTATGAAGGTAAAGAAGTAATTGGCTCAGATATTGCAAAAGAGACAGTTTTAATTGATTTTGTAGAAGGTAAAAGTACAACTTCAACAATTGAAAAGATTTTAGGTAAATAA